One Triticum dicoccoides isolate Atlit2015 ecotype Zavitan chromosome 4B, WEW_v2.0, whole genome shotgun sequence genomic window carries:
- the LOC119294646 gene encoding uncharacterized protein LOC119294646 isoform X1, translated as MAATMSAPVTCRYGDTVAGCDLENLRTVVHGLGGGYLRGSSAAPAPRSSIAQIQGGRRGDGRWGDALLELAKASGTKSGPFLSVGGNLAASSRLGSFLSREVASRGREEAEETLGKSSILAERCPHPIPLSFSVCFSMDNIATDRSTIQALGRRILMLACPLKDCRIPTLVSNMVYTDDDVTLVDVPCSLLQEVCRWDRFKVLRWARFHLACAIDLVSTVLGQTTALGRRRPL; from the exons ATGGCGGCTACCATGTCTGCTCCTGTGACGTGCCGATATGGCGACACCGTGGCCGGGTGTGATCTGGAGAACCTGCGGACGGTGGTGCACGGTCTGGGCGGCGGCTACCTGCGCGGTTCCAGTGCTGCACCGGCACCTCGTTCATCCATCGCACAGATCCAAGGCGGGCGACGCGGAGATGGTCGATGGGGAGATGCTCTGCTTGAGTTAGCCAAGGCGTCGGGGACGAAATCTGGACCG TTTTTATCTGTAGGTGGTAATCTTGCTGCAAGTTCCAGGCTGGGTTCCTTTCTCTCCAGGGAAGTTGCCTCCCGGGGTCGAGAGGAGGCAGAGGAGACCTTGGGGAAATCGAGCATCTTGGCAGAGCGATGCCCCCATCCCATTCCCCTTTCTTTCTCAGTGTGCTTCTCCATGGACAACATCGCCACGGACAGATCGACGATTCAAGCCCTAG GTCGGCGTATTTTGATGTTAGCATGCCCCCTGAAGGACTGCAGGATACCA ACTTTGGTGTCAAACATGGTCTACACTGACGATGATGTTACACTTGTTGATGTTCCATGCTCTTTGTTACAAGAG GTTTGTAGATGGGATAGGTTCAAGGTTTTAAGATGGGCTAGGTTTCATCTAGCTTGTGCCATCGACTTGGTCTCAACCGTCTTAGGGCAAACCACCGCTTTAGGGAGGCGGCGGCCCCTTTGA
- the LOC119294646 gene encoding uncharacterized protein LOC119294646 isoform X2 — MAATMSAPVTCRYGDTVAGCDLENLRTVVHGLGGGYLRGSSAAPAPRSSIAQIQGGRRGDGRWGDALLELAKASGTKSGPFLSVGGNLAASSRLGSFLSREVASRGREEAEETLGKSSILAERCPHPIPLSFSVCFSMDNIATDRSTIQALGRRILMLACPLKDCRIPTLVSNMVYTDDDVTLVDVPCSLLQEQRRRNIQFSMWI; from the exons ATGGCGGCTACCATGTCTGCTCCTGTGACGTGCCGATATGGCGACACCGTGGCCGGGTGTGATCTGGAGAACCTGCGGACGGTGGTGCACGGTCTGGGCGGCGGCTACCTGCGCGGTTCCAGTGCTGCACCGGCACCTCGTTCATCCATCGCACAGATCCAAGGCGGGCGACGCGGAGATGGTCGATGGGGAGATGCTCTGCTTGAGTTAGCCAAGGCGTCGGGGACGAAATCTGGACCG TTTTTATCTGTAGGTGGTAATCTTGCTGCAAGTTCCAGGCTGGGTTCCTTTCTCTCCAGGGAAGTTGCCTCCCGGGGTCGAGAGGAGGCAGAGGAGACCTTGGGGAAATCGAGCATCTTGGCAGAGCGATGCCCCCATCCCATTCCCCTTTCTTTCTCAGTGTGCTTCTCCATGGACAACATCGCCACGGACAGATCGACGATTCAAGCCCTAG GTCGGCGTATTTTGATGTTAGCATGCCCCCTGAAGGACTGCAGGATACCA ACTTTGGTGTCAAACATGGTCTACACTGACGATGATGTTACACTTGTTGATGTTCCATGCTCTTTGTTACAAGAG caaagaagaagaaatattcaGTTCTCCATGTGGATTTAA